A single window of Salvia splendens isolate huo1 chromosome 8, SspV2, whole genome shotgun sequence DNA harbors:
- the LOC121743527 gene encoding glucomannan 4-beta-mannosyltransferase 2-like isoform X2, protein MGSASAAEMAAVEWLLGSPADVIAPVWNAVKLYAIVPVLRFSLYLCLLWSFLLFVEWVHMMFLAALAKLMRRRHAERYIWEPLSDDLEGGSLDFPMVLVQIPIYNEIEVYKISIGAACRLSWPVDRLVVQVLDDSTDLVIKDKIEKECMRWASEGINIRYQLREGRKGYKAGALKEGLKRDYVKECEYVAIFDADFQPEADFLRRAMPVLIHNPEVALVQARWRFVNANECFLTRMQEISLDFQFVIEQEGGSSIHSFFSFNGSGGVWRLGAIDDAGGWNDRTTVEDMDLALRAGLMGWKFVFLGDIEVRSELPSTFKAYRSQQHRWSCGPANLFRKMVIGIVKNKDISLSRKFYMIYNFFFIRKVVGTMFAFVFYCVVLPLVSLMPEVDYPKWGAIVATLIIATVNTSISTPRCHSIWLFLGSFLRT, encoded by the exons ATGGGATCGGCTTCGGCGGCGGAAATGGCTGCGGTGGAATGGCTTCTCGGCTCGCCTGCTGACGTCATCGCGCCGGTTTGGAATGCGGTGAAATTGTACGCGATAGTGCCGGTTTTGCGATTCTCTCTCTACCTCTGCTTGCTGTGGTCGTTCTTGCTCTTTGTGGAGTGGGTTCACATGATGTTCCTCGCCGCTCTCGCCAAGCTGATGCGGAGAAGGCACGCGGAGAGGTACATATGGGAGCCGTTGAGCGATGATTTGGAAGGTGGGAGCCTCGATTTCCCCATGGTTCTTGTCCAGATACCTATTTACAATGAGATAGAG GTGTACAAGATCTCCATTGGTGCAGCGTGTAGGTTGTCTTGGCCAGTTGATAGGTTGGTAGTTCAAGTTTTGGATGATTCTACTGATCTTGTTATTAAG GATAAGATTGAGAAAGAGTGTATGAGGTGGGCGAGTGAAGGCATAAACATTAGGTACCAGCTTCGAGAAGGTCGGAAGGGGTACAAGGCCGGCGCTCTCAAGGAAGGGCTGAAGCGGGACTATGTCAAAGAGTGTGAGTATGTTGCCATCTTTGATGCTGATTTCCAGCCGGAGGCAGACTTCCTTCGACGAGCCATGCCTGTCCTGATCCACAACCCAGAGGTCGCACTTGTGCAGGCTCGCTGGAGGTTTG TGAATGCAAATGAATGCTTCTTGACAAGAATGCAGGAAATATCATTGGACTTCCAGTTTGTAATTGAGCAAGAAGGAGGATCATCCATTCATTCCTTCTTCAGCTTCAACg GAAGCGGTGGAGTATGGAGACTCGGGGCAATAGACGATGCTGGAGGCTGGAATGATCGAACCACTGTAGAAGACATGGATCTTGCTCTCCGAGCTGGACTCATGGGCTGGAAGTTTGTTTTCTTAGGCGACATTGAG GTTAGGAGCGAACTTCCTAGTACTTTCAAGGCCTATCGCTCTCAGCAGCATCGGTGGTCCTGTGGTCCAGCCAATTTGTTCAGAAAGATGGTGATTGGAATTGTAAAGAACAAG GATATATCGCTCTCACGAAAGTTCTACATGATATACAACTTCTTCTTCATCCGGAAGGTCGTGGGAACTATGTTCGCCTTCGTTTTTTACTGTGTGGTGCTGCCTTTGGTAAGTCTGATGCCTGAAGTTGATTATCCTAAATGGGGTGCCATTGTGGCTACTTTGATAATTGCCACCGTAAACACGAGCATCTCGACTCCAAGGT GTCATTCTATATGGCTATTCCTTGGGTCCTTTTTGAGAACATAA
- the LOC121743527 gene encoding probable glucomannan 4-beta-mannosyltransferase 11 isoform X1 → MGSASAAEMAAVEWLLGSPADVIAPVWNAVKLYAIVPVLRFSLYLCLLWSFLLFVEWVHMMFLAALAKLMRRRHAERYIWEPLSDDLEGGSLDFPMVLVQIPIYNEIEVYKISIGAACRLSWPVDRLVVQVLDDSTDLVIKDKIEKECMRWASEGINIRYQLREGRKGYKAGALKEGLKRDYVKECEYVAIFDADFQPEADFLRRAMPVLIHNPEVALVQARWRFVNANECFLTRMQEISLDFQFVIEQEGGSSIHSFFSFNGSGGVWRLGAIDDAGGWNDRTTVEDMDLALRAGLMGWKFVFLGDIEVRSELPSTFKAYRSQQHRWSCGPANLFRKMVIGIVKNKDISLSRKFYMIYNFFFIRKVVGTMFAFVFYCVVLPLVSLMPEVDYPKWGAIVATLIIATVNTSISTPRSFYMAIPWVLFENIMSFHRTKALMIGLFEAKRANEWIVTEKLGDAFEGKSRAEFSAPKGPRQLKHLLERILLQELGIASFLFACGCYGIFYGHDRYYLYLFPQAIFFTIAGFGYFGTIVPSCPELS, encoded by the exons ATGGGATCGGCTTCGGCGGCGGAAATGGCTGCGGTGGAATGGCTTCTCGGCTCGCCTGCTGACGTCATCGCGCCGGTTTGGAATGCGGTGAAATTGTACGCGATAGTGCCGGTTTTGCGATTCTCTCTCTACCTCTGCTTGCTGTGGTCGTTCTTGCTCTTTGTGGAGTGGGTTCACATGATGTTCCTCGCCGCTCTCGCCAAGCTGATGCGGAGAAGGCACGCGGAGAGGTACATATGGGAGCCGTTGAGCGATGATTTGGAAGGTGGGAGCCTCGATTTCCCCATGGTTCTTGTCCAGATACCTATTTACAATGAGATAGAG GTGTACAAGATCTCCATTGGTGCAGCGTGTAGGTTGTCTTGGCCAGTTGATAGGTTGGTAGTTCAAGTTTTGGATGATTCTACTGATCTTGTTATTAAG GATAAGATTGAGAAAGAGTGTATGAGGTGGGCGAGTGAAGGCATAAACATTAGGTACCAGCTTCGAGAAGGTCGGAAGGGGTACAAGGCCGGCGCTCTCAAGGAAGGGCTGAAGCGGGACTATGTCAAAGAGTGTGAGTATGTTGCCATCTTTGATGCTGATTTCCAGCCGGAGGCAGACTTCCTTCGACGAGCCATGCCTGTCCTGATCCACAACCCAGAGGTCGCACTTGTGCAGGCTCGCTGGAGGTTTG TGAATGCAAATGAATGCTTCTTGACAAGAATGCAGGAAATATCATTGGACTTCCAGTTTGTAATTGAGCAAGAAGGAGGATCATCCATTCATTCCTTCTTCAGCTTCAACg GAAGCGGTGGAGTATGGAGACTCGGGGCAATAGACGATGCTGGAGGCTGGAATGATCGAACCACTGTAGAAGACATGGATCTTGCTCTCCGAGCTGGACTCATGGGCTGGAAGTTTGTTTTCTTAGGCGACATTGAG GTTAGGAGCGAACTTCCTAGTACTTTCAAGGCCTATCGCTCTCAGCAGCATCGGTGGTCCTGTGGTCCAGCCAATTTGTTCAGAAAGATGGTGATTGGAATTGTAAAGAACAAG GATATATCGCTCTCACGAAAGTTCTACATGATATACAACTTCTTCTTCATCCGGAAGGTCGTGGGAACTATGTTCGCCTTCGTTTTTTACTGTGTGGTGCTGCCTTTGGTAAGTCTGATGCCTGAAGTTGATTATCCTAAATGGGGTGCCATTGTGGCTACTTTGATAATTGCCACCGTAAACACGAGCATCTCGACTCCAAG GTCATTCTATATGGCTATTCCTTGGGTCCTTTTTGAGAACATAATGTCGTTTCATCGCACCAAGGCTTTGATGATCGGTCTCTTTGAGGCCAAGAGGGCAAACGAATGGATTGTCACTGAGAAACTAGGAGACGCCTTCGAGGGCAAATCCAGAGCTGAATTTAGTGCACCAAAGGGTCCTCGGCAGCTTAAGCATCTCCTAGAGAG aATACTACTACAGGAGCTGGGAATTGCTTCGTTTCTTTTCGCTTGTGGATGCTACGGGATCTTCTATGGGCACGATAGATACTACCTGTATCTCTTCCCTCAAGCCATCTTCTTCACTATTGCTGGGTTCGGCTACTTTGGCACGATAGTCCCGAGCTGCCCCGAGCTCTCTTAG
- the LOC121743527 gene encoding glucomannan 4-beta-mannosyltransferase 2-like isoform X3 translates to MGSASAAEMAAVEWLLGSPADVIAPVWNAVKLYAIVPVLRFSLYLCLLWSFLLFVEWVHMMFLAALAKLMRRRHAERYIWEPLSDDLEGGSLDFPMVLVQIPIYNEIEVYKISIGAACRLSWPVDRLVVQVLDDSTDLVIKDKIEKECMRWASEGINIRYQLREGRKGYKAGALKEGLKRDYVKECEYVAIFDADFQPEADFLRRAMPVLIHNPEVALVQARWRFVNANECFLTRMQEISLDFQFVIEQEGGSSIHSFFSFNGSGGVWRLGAIDDAGGWNDRTTVEDMDLALRAGLMGWKFVFLGDIEVRSELPSTFKAYRSQQHRWSCGPANLFRKMVIGIVKNKDISLSRKFYMIYNFFFIRKVVGTMFAFVFYCVVLPLVILYGYSLGPF, encoded by the exons ATGGGATCGGCTTCGGCGGCGGAAATGGCTGCGGTGGAATGGCTTCTCGGCTCGCCTGCTGACGTCATCGCGCCGGTTTGGAATGCGGTGAAATTGTACGCGATAGTGCCGGTTTTGCGATTCTCTCTCTACCTCTGCTTGCTGTGGTCGTTCTTGCTCTTTGTGGAGTGGGTTCACATGATGTTCCTCGCCGCTCTCGCCAAGCTGATGCGGAGAAGGCACGCGGAGAGGTACATATGGGAGCCGTTGAGCGATGATTTGGAAGGTGGGAGCCTCGATTTCCCCATGGTTCTTGTCCAGATACCTATTTACAATGAGATAGAG GTGTACAAGATCTCCATTGGTGCAGCGTGTAGGTTGTCTTGGCCAGTTGATAGGTTGGTAGTTCAAGTTTTGGATGATTCTACTGATCTTGTTATTAAG GATAAGATTGAGAAAGAGTGTATGAGGTGGGCGAGTGAAGGCATAAACATTAGGTACCAGCTTCGAGAAGGTCGGAAGGGGTACAAGGCCGGCGCTCTCAAGGAAGGGCTGAAGCGGGACTATGTCAAAGAGTGTGAGTATGTTGCCATCTTTGATGCTGATTTCCAGCCGGAGGCAGACTTCCTTCGACGAGCCATGCCTGTCCTGATCCACAACCCAGAGGTCGCACTTGTGCAGGCTCGCTGGAGGTTTG TGAATGCAAATGAATGCTTCTTGACAAGAATGCAGGAAATATCATTGGACTTCCAGTTTGTAATTGAGCAAGAAGGAGGATCATCCATTCATTCCTTCTTCAGCTTCAACg GAAGCGGTGGAGTATGGAGACTCGGGGCAATAGACGATGCTGGAGGCTGGAATGATCGAACCACTGTAGAAGACATGGATCTTGCTCTCCGAGCTGGACTCATGGGCTGGAAGTTTGTTTTCTTAGGCGACATTGAG GTTAGGAGCGAACTTCCTAGTACTTTCAAGGCCTATCGCTCTCAGCAGCATCGGTGGTCCTGTGGTCCAGCCAATTTGTTCAGAAAGATGGTGATTGGAATTGTAAAGAACAAG GATATATCGCTCTCACGAAAGTTCTACATGATATACAACTTCTTCTTCATCCGGAAGGTCGTGGGAACTATGTTCGCCTTCGTTTTTTACTGTGTGGTGCTGCCTTTG GTCATTCTATATGGCTATTCCTTGGGTCCTTTTTGA